From the Melioribacteraceae bacterium 4301-Me genome, the window CGCGTTCTTTTAAATAATCTATACTTGAGGGGGAGATTCCGTAGCCTTCTGTAATTCTATTTGGTATGTAAGTTTCGACACGCGCGCCAAGTTCTTTTAAAAAAAGGAACATCAGTGATGCAGAGCATGTGCCGTCAACATCATAATCACCGTAGACGCAAATCTTTTCGTTATTAGTAATTGCATTTATTACACGAATTGAAGCCTCTGACATACCATCCATAAGGAAGGGGTCGTGAAGGGAATCTAAAGATGGGCGAAAATAAGATTTAGCTTCAAAAAAATTTGTAACACCTCTATTTACAAGAACTGTTGCAAGTGCGTTAGAAATATTAAGGCTATCTGCCAATGCAAGAACTAAATTGTCTTGTGGTGTTTCTTTGAACTTCCAACGTTTTTTTAGCATTTTATTAAATATAGAAGGCAAGCAACAAGTCAAGACTATAAGCCGAATTCTGTAATCCCGCTTCAAGCGGGACGGCAGTTATTTATCTTGCTCTGTTATCTCTAACAGAGTCTAAGCGGTCTACCCAAAGGGACTTGATGGCGAACAACCATCTCTTTCGAACTAACGAAAGAGCCCTTTTACTTGACCTTGCTCCAAGCGGGGTTTACCATGCCTTGTCCATTACTGTCCAAGCGGTAGGCTCTTACCCTGCCTTTTCACCCTTACCCCTCGTCTTCACTCGGGGCGGTATTTTTTCTGTGGCACTTTCCATAACCGAGAACTTTCGTTACTCGGCTTCCGGGTATTACCCGGCGCTTCGTTCTACGGAGTTCGGACTTTCCTCCCCGCCACTGGCGGGACAACTGCCCATCTTGACTCATTGATTGCTCTTCTACTATCCTTTTTTTAAATAATATTTTTTCAATGAACTGAATATAACAAAAATTTATTCTTTAGGCATTCCGAAAAATTAAGACTGTATTTCTCCCTTACTAATTCCCCATTAAATTCGATATAAAATTCAGATTTTTTGAGCTGGAACTTGAAATTATTATCTTAATTATTGCAGTTAATGGCACCGAAAGAAACATTCCTACAATACCCCATAAATAACCCCAAATTAGCAGCGATAAAAGTATAACTATTGGATTCAGCCCAAGACGATCACCAAAAATTTTCGGCTCTACTACATTGCCCATCAGATTCTGTATTAATATTAAAAAAACAGCTACAATAAGTGTGTAACTAATCGATTCAAACTGAACTAATGTCATTAGTGATGCAAGTATTACTGCCAAAGCAGAACCAATGTTCGGTATAAAATTTAACAGAACTGAAAGAACTGCCCATATAATTGCAAACTCTACTCCAAAAACCCACAGAACAATACCGATTAAAGATCCAGTAATTAAGCTAATCAAAAATTTTGTCGTGATATATCTTTGAACTTGTTCTGTAATATCCTTAAAAGTTCTCTTTAATTTCTCTTCACGTTCTGCCTTAATTTTTTCCATTTCTTGTTCAAATTCTGAATTCATTTCCTTTGGAACATTTTTATCCTTTTCGTTTAGCTGCCTTTTAATTTTTTTTATAGAACCCCTAATATTTTTTTCTACATACCTTTTTCTAATCACTTCAAATATTCTATTATGGCCACTGCTTATAAAAATAAAAAAGAATAAGACAAAAAAAACAGAAGAGAACAAACTTAATGTTGATGAAAACAATCCAGAAGCAATACCGCTATAGTCAAGTTCTTGCAAGACTTTTGTAAGATTAAAATGAGTTAAAGCTTCGTCTTTTATGCCTAGATTAATAGACATAGCCGAAACAATATTATTTAGTTTGCCTTCAAGAAGTGGTAAAGCGCCTTTAAACTGTGTAAATGAATCAATTAAAAACCTTGAAATACCCCAAATGAAAACAGCTGTAATTAATACATCAATAAAAATTACCGACCAACGGGGGATTTTATTTTTTGTCAACACATTATTTAATGGCTCAAATAAAAAGAATAAAAAATATGCTATTATAAAAGGTATGAAAATATGCTGTAGTTCTTTCATAACAAGCAGAATAACAAATAATCCAATCACAGTTGTAAAAAACTTAACTGTAGGATCAGAATTTCGTCGTTTCATAATAAAAACTTTGTTATTAGAGATTTCAGTTTAAATTTTGTACTAAAATATCAAATAATTTCTTATTATACGCATAGTATTCAAAAAATTAATTTATTCTGCTTAGATGCAAAATAAAATTAGTTATCAAAGCAGTAAATTTTATATTGTAATTTTTGTTGTAGGAATTGGCATAGCTTTTATAATTCTAACGGGTTTGTTTTACGGCATTAAGCTAAATTATAATTACTCCAAATTAATTCAGGCTACTATTGGAATACAAACAAATCTATCAAAAGCAAGAATCATTTTTTTAGAAAATTCAAATAATCCTGCAATGTTAAGCAAGGCATGGAATTACTTAGAATCAGTTGAACTAAATGCAAAAGTCCTAACTGAACAAATTGACAATTATACGTTTATTCCTCTACCATACAACGATATTGAGTTTTCCGAAAAAGCACAAGAAATCCGCAGGGAATTAGTTAACTACAGAGCTCTTTCCAATAAACTACTAAAAGCACAACCATCGGAAATTTCAAAAATAGAAACCGAATGGGAGTACACCTTTAGTGAAATTAATGCAAGAACCGACCAAATAGAAAAGCAGCTTGAAAGTTTAATTGATAATAATTCCAAGGTATTTCGGTTTATTCAATTACTATTAATTTTGGCAAGTCTTTTATTAGCATTTATTACATTATTAGTTTTTATCAAATATGAAAAACAAAAGCGCCAGTATTTAAGGGATATTGGTGAAGCTCGACGCTCTTTGGAAAAGAAAACCTTAGAAAAAAAACAAACAGAAGTTATTCTTCAGGAAACCGAACGAAAATTATCTACTTTAATGAAAAACCTGCCGGGAATGGTATTCCGTTGTAAACCTGATGAAAACTATACTGTAGAATATGCCAGCGACGGTTCACAGCTAATAACTGGATATAAACCCGAAGACTTGATAGAAAATAAAGTGGTTTCATACGCATCACTTATTCATCCAGACGATAAACATAAGGTTCAGCAGCAAATTATTGAAGCAGTTGAAAGCAGGAAGCCTTTTCAATTAGTTTACAGAATTGTAACTGCAAGCGGATATACAAAATGGGTTTGGGAACAAGGCATTGGAATTTTTTCAGAAACCGACGATGAGTTGATTGCATTAGAAGGATTTATTACTGATATAACTGAACAAAAAACGATAGAAGAACAATTATATCTCCAAAGTACAGCATTAGAAGCTGCTGCAAATGCTATTGTTATAACCGATCAAGATGGTGCGATTTTGTGGGCTAACTCCGCTTTCTTTAAAATGACTGGTTATTCATTAGCAGAAGTATTTGGCAAAAAGATGAATTTTCTGAAGTCTGGCAAACATGATAACACCTATTACGAATACATGTGGAACACCATTAAAAGTGGTAAGAACTGGCGAGGTGAATTGATTAATAGGCGCAAGGACGGTTCATTATACAATGAAGAAATGTTTATTGCACCTGTAATAAACCCCAAGGGTGAAATAATTCACTTCGTTGCCATTAAACAAGATATTACAGAACGAAAAATAGCAGAGCAAGCATTAATTGAAAGTGAGCTTCGCTTTAGAGGGCTTTATGAAAACGCAACTGTTGGTATGTATAGAACAACTCCCGACGGAAAAATTTTAATGGCTAATCCCGCACTTATAAATATGCTGGGCTATAAAAATTTTGATGAACTTTCAAAAATAAATGCATCCGATGTTTATTTTGACAAAAACTCACGGGAAAAATTCAAGCGAATAATAAATAACGAATATAAAGTTAAAGGTATGGAAGTTGCCTGGAAAAAGGCTGACGGCAACATTATATTTGTCAGGGAAAGTGCCAGAGCAGTCAAAGATGCTGACGGTAGAATAATTTATTACGAAGGAACGGTTGAAGATATAACTGAAAAGAAGAAAGCTGAAGAAGAACTTATATTAGCTAAAGAAAAAGCCGAACAATCAGACAAGCTGAAATCTGAATTTCTATCTCAAATGTCACACGAAATTAGAACACCGATG encodes:
- a CDS encoding AI-2E family transporter — its product is MKRRNSDPTVKFFTTVIGLFVILLVMKELQHIFIPFIIAYFLFFLFEPLNNVLTKNKIPRWSVIFIDVLITAVFIWGISRFLIDSFTQFKGALPLLEGKLNNIVSAMSINLGIKDEALTHFNLTKVLQELDYSGIASGLFSSTLSLFSSVFFVLFFFIFISSGHNRIFEVIRKRYVEKNIRGSIKKIKRQLNEKDKNVPKEMNSEFEQEMEKIKAEREEKLKRTFKDITEQVQRYITTKFLISLITGSLIGIVLWVFGVEFAIIWAVLSVLLNFIPNIGSALAVILASLMTLVQFESISYTLIVAVFLILIQNLMGNVVEPKIFGDRLGLNPIVILLSLLIWGYLWGIVGMFLSVPLTAIIKIIISSSSSKNLNFISNLMGN
- a CDS encoding PAS domain S-box protein, with translation MQNKISYQSSKFYIVIFVVGIGIAFIILTGLFYGIKLNYNYSKLIQATIGIQTNLSKARIIFLENSNNPAMLSKAWNYLESVELNAKVLTEQIDNYTFIPLPYNDIEFSEKAQEIRRELVNYRALSNKLLKAQPSEISKIETEWEYTFSEINARTDQIEKQLESLIDNNSKVFRFIQLLLILASLLLAFITLLVFIKYEKQKRQYLRDIGEARRSLEKKTLEKKQTEVILQETERKLSTLMKNLPGMVFRCKPDENYTVEYASDGSQLITGYKPEDLIENKVVSYASLIHPDDKHKVQQQIIEAVESRKPFQLVYRIVTASGYTKWVWEQGIGIFSETDDELIALEGFITDITEQKTIEEQLYLQSTALEAAANAIVITDQDGAILWANSAFFKMTGYSLAEVFGKKMNFLKSGKHDNTYYEYMWNTIKSGKNWRGELINRRKDGSLYNEEMFIAPVINPKGEIIHFVAIKQDITERKIAEQALIESELRFRGLYENATVGMYRTTPDGKILMANPALINMLGYKNFDELSKINASDVYFDKNSREKFKRIINNEYKVKGMEVAWKKADGNIIFVRESARAVKDADGRIIYYEGTVEDITEKKKAEEELILAKEKAEQSDKLKSEFLSQMSHEIRTPMNVIISFNNLLKEELYYQVDDELKNSFDVIEEESKRIIRTVELILDMSEIQTGQYHPTFKKLNLFDDVIKQLHVDFTPHANKKNIVFDLRKETDLTIVEADEYSIKQIFKHLIENAIKFTEQGKVEIYIGLDPIKRLYVQVTDTGVGISDEYMPRLFTPFTKEEIGYTRKFEGNGLGLALVKKYCELNNAEIKVVSKKGKGSIFRVTFLKSPIKEILHKI